A region of the Arachis hypogaea cultivar Tifrunner chromosome 15, arahy.Tifrunner.gnm2.J5K5, whole genome shotgun sequence genome:
aattatttttatctctaaattttctatgtataaaaaattaaaaattgagtgTGTTTCTGGATGAGTTCTCAATCTAAAGACTCAAATCTTACTACTCTACCTAAAGTGGACCTATACTATCAACGCAAGGAAAATGCCCAATATTAATTTTACACAAgtcatttttctatttaactaaGTATATATTGCGTAAAATTAATAAATCTATGCAATGTGAGTGTAATATAttctagaataaaaataatattaatctgAATGATCCAATATTAAGAATATCTAGCCAGTGTACTGTAATTAATCACTAACGGATCTAAAAACGATTACATGAGTACAGATATTGATGAACATGTCACCATCTGATttacaaaacaaaaattaaataaattcctAGAAATTGAAGCCAAAGACTTATGCACAAAATATTGACCTCTGTAAGGACACCAGATTCATCACTGCAATAATTTGATTGCTATGACCTGGGGCTGAACCATTTAAATACTTCTAATGGAAAAATTAATACCAATGTTGTTGAGATGCCACCACAATTATTTGAAAAGTACATAGCTAGAAATAATTTGACAAAATTTACCAATATTCAACAGTAATTGTTGAATGGTTTGTTGCTTAAGCCAATCACAGTGCCAAATAATTCTTGATTTAATTTTGTCAAATTAATTGTGGCTATCACTTTGAGTTTCCATGCTACTAGCCCTTGCTGTTATCAAGCTTCCACATAAATATTTATACCTATTTGTCTTCCTTCAAAGTTTCCATTTCTTCTGTATCTTCATAATTTCCCTCCCTTTCTTCCCCAACTTTGCTCATATCAGTGATCATTTCCTCACAGTTATCTTCTTTCATGTTTTCACTTGCTGTTACCTCTATACTGTTCCCCTCATTGTCCACTTTCAAAGTTTTCATTTCCGGAATATCTTCATCATTTCCCCCGGGTTTACTCGCATCGGTGATCATTTTCTCGCGATTCTCTTCTTTCGCATTGTTGCTTGCGGCTTCTGTCATTATACAATCCTCATTATCCACCATATCTTCCTCCTTCACAGTTTGTATTACCTGGAGAAATTCTGATGGAATAGCAGCTGGGTCCAGCACCCTGCAACCCTTTGGGGCATTTGGAGCTTCTTGACCAGTTAGAAAATACGAAGGGACCTGATGCGAGAACTGATACATCTCTTCCCGCCGGATTATCCTGATTTCTTTTGGATCTGAGTGGTGACGAAATACCGCCCTGAACCCAGCCACTTTGAGCAGAGGAATAACAACTACACCGCACTCTTCATTAAAATCCTCGAGTACTTCAACCATGTCAAACTTGCGTATAACCTCGTCGGCTGTCAGCTCATTCCATTCAGGAGACCAACTCCTATAAAGGGCCCAAACATCCCCTTTCCTGGGGTATATACAGATGGCACCATGAATACCTTTTCTCCACCTAACCTTGTGAGAAAAGAAATTGATGTTGTTACAGATTTCATGTCTGCCTCTTCTGAAATCCCCACAAGTTTTTGAAAAGCCTGAAGCCACCCAATTCAGGGGGGGCAGTTCACCATTGGTGTTTGAGTTAAGCCAAGAGATTCGCAACGTGAATGGATTTAGCGAAACCACACTGTGGATCTTCGCATAATACCGTGGCATCCCATCATCATTGTCATACAAAGCCCATACTTGATTTTCACCAAAAGATCCTTCCGTTCGATCCTTGTCAAAATCAAGAAAATCAGGATCTGGGACATCTATTCGCATTGTTTCCAAAATTTTAGCAATGGTAGTACTAGTAGTAGTACCTGCAAATGACTCGAGGACTTGGGCTCCACTCTCTCTGTCTTCTGACTTCGCAATGTTGCTTTCAGTACACAAATCAGggttacttaaaaatttttcacctTGCTCATTTGCTTTCTTGAAGCCATCCTCACACCCTTTAGCTAAACTATCAAAAGTATTTGACCGAATTTCCCTGAGTTTATCGCTAATTTCTTTTCTAGCTTTATCCATAAGAATATCCTGCAGTTCTGCTGGGGAAAAATCTCTTGCATATGCTCCTACTGCtccatttcccactcccattcgaTTTACAGGTTCCTTACCATTGACATCCTCCATGCCCCCCCTTTTTCTCTTACCAGAATTGAAGTAACCCTTTTTAGAACCATGCTGCTTCCTTCTTAAGGCCTCTTCCCTTTTGGTAGCTGCTTGTGCCTCCTCACGTTCTCGCTTCACCTTATCATAGGCCTGCTGAACAACACTTGCAGCTTGAGCAACATTAGAAACACCAGATGTTTTTGAGAATGGAGCCCACTGGAAATCAGCATTGCTATGGTTTTTCCCCGCCCCGACGTTTGGGGTTGCCATGTTCTTTCCAGCATGAGATTTGCTTTTATTAGGTCCTTGACGATTCTTCTGATGTGAAAAGTCCCATGAAGCTGCAGGTCTAATACCGCTTGAAGGTGGAGGAGCAGTTTCTACAGCCAAAAATGCCTCATGGCAATTGGGACACAAGAGTTTAAGGTTAAGATAGACTCGTAGATACTCATACTGCATTTTGCATCTGTGGCAAACAGTCCAAAATGTATTTCCTTTTGGCTTATGGGTAGAAGATGAGGAGTGTTCTTTCGCAGTATTCTTCTGAGTCCTTGCACTTGAAGGGGCAGTCTTAGCAAAATTGTAACTGCCATTAGCCCCTGTTGCTGCTGATGAACCTCCAAACTTCGATGAAACTTTCCcggcttttgtttttctcttctcATCATATGCTGCCCTTCTAGACTTATCTGATAGTAAACTCCACGCCTCTGAAATAAGTTTAAAGGCCCCATCTGCACCAACGGACTTGTTTTTGTCAGGGTGAAGCATAAGAGCTAGCTTCCTGTACTGTTTCCTAACTGTATCATCATCGGCAAATGGGTCAACACCGAGTACACCATACCAATCTGCTTCTCCATTTATTTTACGCTCGGCAGAAATATACACATCAAGTGTTGCTAACATCTGAGGAATGCCCTCAAGATCTGGAAACAAATTTTGAGCTTTCAAAGCAAATTTCTTTGCACCCAAAGTATCCTTTGCATTAAACTTCCTCTCTGCAATTTCTTTAGCTCTGTTTGCCTCGTCCTTATTGCACTCCATTTCTGTGGCCTGCCCTCTTCACTTTCTCGTCTACTTCCTTAGTGTTCTGTTGTAATACAACACCGACATTTctcaattcaaaaatattttggcaTCTTGAGCAATTCTACATAGTTTGAGCTCCTGCTCTGCTTCGAAACGCCATTGCAAGATGGATACAAACCCTACATGAAAAAATCATATTATAATTAAGAAATAATAACTTGTACAGCAAAGTAAATTAAGGAATTgacaaatacaaaaatacaatAGCGATAGTATTCGGGTAATTTCACGGTACGCTCGAGTGCATGAAATGTCACATATTCATTGGCCAGAAGGTACTATACACGTGCACAAAAAGGGTTGAAGTGTGGGACCTCTACAAAGTATCCAAAAATGTTTGGACGCGCAATAATGCGCTCTAAGGATggctaaaaacaataaattctggtGGCGCTTGAGCATTTCTCATATTTTAATTGGCTATAACCCAGTTTTTTTATGGAAATGATTGAAATAGAACGGATCGAAAATTTAAGAACTACCGCTTTTGCAGCATCGGCACAGTAGCGGAATGGCTTTACATTCATATCCACCATGTTCTTTGCATCTAGCACGTGTAATCCGAATGGACACATATCGGAATGTATGTATATAACAACAGTAGTTGCAACTGAATGAAAACTAAACAGACAAAAATAATCAACTTATTTTTCTGTAATCACAAAGCACACAACCTTATTCCTTGCCCATGAACACAATCATAATCACAATCACAATTCACAAAGCTTATAACTGAGGAAATAGAGAACAAAATTTCCTAAGCTAAACTAAGCAGTAAAAAAGCAGAATGAGAAATTACCCAGTGCTCAGGAACTTGAAACTGGTGTATACCAAATCTTTCACCGCAATCTCAACCAGCGAAGAAGTTGAAACCCTAAATATTAACTACAACAAATTTGAGAAAAATCAGAAAAGGGTAGCCCTAGAATGagcaaaagtttaaaaatttggaTTGCAAACATTGTAATAAAGAGACGATGCAGCTCTAGGATTGAATGATGCTACAAGGGTTAAAGCGAAAAACAGAACAGCATTCATATAAAGAAAAAAACTGAGAAGATTGTTGGTGGTTACTTACAGTTACAGATAGAAACGCAGATCGTTTGGAAGAAACTTCAGAGAAATTAAATTGATCTCCAGAGAGTCTGAATTTGGGTTAGAGGGGTGTTCTTCTGCTATGTGT
Encoded here:
- the LOC112751648 gene encoding uncharacterized protein gives rise to the protein MECNKDEANRAKEIAERKFNAKDTLGAKKFALKAQNLFPDLEGIPQMLATLDVYISAERKINGEADWYGVLGVDPFADDDTVRKQYRKLALMLHPDKNKSVGADGAFKLISEAWSLLSDKSRRAAYDEKRKTKAGKVSSKFGGSSAATGANGSYNFAKTAPSSARTQKNTAKEHSSSSTHKPKGNTFWTVCHRCKMQYEYLRVYLNLKLLCPNCHEAFLAVETAPPPSSGIRPAASWDFSHQKNRQGPNKSKSHAGKNMATPNVGAGKNHSNADFQWAPFSKTSGVSNVAQAASVVQQAYDKVKREREEAQAATKREEALRRKQHGSKKGYFNSGKRKRGGMEDVNGKEPVNRMGVGNGAVGAYARDFSPAELQDILMDKARKEISDKLREIRSNTFDSLAKGCEDGFKKANEQGEKFLSNPDLCTESNIAKSEDRESGAQVLESFAGTTTSTTIAKILETMRIDVPDPDFLDFDKDRTEGSFGENQVWALYDNDDGMPRYYAKIHSVVSLNPFTLRISWLNSNTNGELPPLNWVASGFSKTCGDFRRGRHEICNNINFFSHKVRWRKGIHGAICIYPRKGDVWALYRSWSPEWNELTADEVIRKFDMVEVLEDFNEECGVVVIPLLKVAGFRAVFRHHSDPKEIRIIRREEMYQFSHQVPSYFLTGQEAPNAPKGCRVLDPAAIPSEFLQVIQTVKEEDMVDNEDCIMTEAASNNAKEENREKMITDASKPGGNDEDIPEMKTLKVDNEGNSIEVTASENMKEDNCEEMITDMSKVGEEREGNYEDTEEMETLKEDK